TTTACTATGATTTTAGATAAAACTAAGGAACTTGCATATGGTTACATAGTATTAGGATTAGTAATTTTTATAGTAGGTATGATATGTATTTATAAACAACATTATAGTGATAATAGAGGTTTAGGTTTGAAATTTTAAATATATACTCCATATCTTAACTGTTGATGGTTCTCGTCATATGAGTTTAATTCTTTTTTTAGTTTGCACTCTCTATATTGAGATAATAAGTTATAATATATAGGCTTTCCCCAATACTTATTTTTATTACGATTAGTTTATAGACCTAAGAGCAAATATAACACAGTTATATATTTTCTGAATATACTAATAGTAGTAAGTTATAACTAAATAAGGGGGGACTAGTATGAGCGCAGGTGTGATTATAGGCATAGTACTACTTGTTCTTATAGGTGTTGTAGTAGTAACAGGTATGAAGGAACAAAAACCTTTTGAAGATTTAGATAATGATGATATAAAGAAATTGGAGTTTATTCGTATGGATGAAAGCAAAGTAGCATCAAAAAAACAGGAAGTAATAAGTATTACTAAGTATTTAAAGACTATAGTTACTAAAAGAATAGATGATTGTAAGTTGACTGGTCCAGTATATAGCATTAAGATTATAACTGAAACTGAAAAGGAAATAGATATAAGTTTCTTTTATACAAAATTTCACTATAAAGTTACTAATATCAAAACAGGTCAATTAGAAAAAGATCATTGGTATAAAAATAGTGATGAAGTAGTTAAGCAATTACAAAGACTTTATTTTTATGTTTTATAATATAGATGAATTTATGGGAGCATGATTCCTAAAAGGATTTTAAGGGGCATGCTCCTTTGAGTTGCAATAATAATTATAAGAGAGATATATAATAAGGACAGATTGTAATAATAGTTATAATTTTGCATTAAATTTGATATTATAATATAATGATACTAAATAAAACTGAAAATTACATACATATATTTTCAAAAAAGTAATAAAAAGAGGGCTAATAAGTTCCTATATATATTGAAAAGATGTTATAATATAAATGAACTTAGCCATTATTTAAGTATTGAAATAAAAATGAAATATACAAGGAGTAAGACATGAGTAAATTTTCAAATCTGCTAAAAATGCTACTGTTGCTGAATGGCGGTAAAACAATGAAGGCAAAAGAACTATCAGAGGTCTTAGAAGTAGACGAGCGTATGATACGGAAGTACAAGGATGATTTATCAAAGGCAGGATTTTATGTTGAATCTATAAGAGGTAAGGATGGAGGGTACTTTATTTCAGAGACTCCTAAGGAGTTGTTTCATAGCCTAACTGAGCATGATATTGAAGTTTTTAATTATGCTAGAGAGAATTTAAAAAGTGATGATTTTATGTATTATAAAGATTTTGAACTTATTGTTGATAAGATTAACAATGGTATCGATAAGACGTTATTAAGAAGCAATAATTTAAATTATTATATTCAAGAAGCTAAATCTTCAAAGTCGGATACTGAAAGAAAGGTATCTTTAAAGATTCATGAGGCAATCATGAAAAGGAATAAGATAAAAATCAATTATTTTTCATTAAATAGCGGAAAATATGAAAGAGTGGTATCACCATATGCTCTTTTTCATTATAAATCTTGTGTATACTTTGCCGGACTGTGTGAGAATAGTGGTGAAGTAAAATATTTTAAGCTATCTAGGATTGAAGGGAATATAGAATTTTTAGATGAAAAGTATGAGATACCAAAGACATTCTCTTTATATAAATACTTACACAATAACGTAGGAATTTTTAATGATAGGGAAATAAGTATTAAACTTAAAGTCTTTAAACCTATGTCCTATATTATTAGTGAAAGAATATGGTCAGATAATCAAAAGATTACTTGGAATGAGGATGAGAGTATTATATTTGAGGCAAATATAAAAGGATATAAAGAAATTAAAGCTTGGTTACTTTCAATGGGGAGTTCCGTAAAAGTATTAGAACCAGTGGAATTAAAACAAGATATTATAAGGGAAATACAAAATATACAAATTAATTATGAAAAAAGTGAAAATAATTAAAAAATTTTTTCAATTATCTCTTTATCTTTCCAAATTTTAATGTATAATAGATAATGCAGGTATTAATTAAGCCTTTTAACCTTTACCTGTTGATTTAATTTAATATTTAGTCGTTACCCTATATTTGACTGTCTTCTTCACCCTAGAAGACAGTATTTTTTTATAAAAAACTTAAGAATACATTTTTATTTGTCTATGACTCGCCATATAGTCTTCAATTATTACATGATGTATAATGATTAAATAGGATTATATTCATCTTATTAATGGTTAGAATTTATATAGATTACAAAGAGCTTTTATAAAGAATTTACATTTAGATAAGGAGTTGAGAATAAAATGGCAGGTTTGCAGTTAAAAAATATAAATAAAACATATAGTAATGGATTTAAGGCTGTTAAAGATTTTAATATGGAAATTAAAGATAAAGAATTTATAGTTTTAGTGGGGCCATCTGGCTGTGGTAAAACTACTACCTTAAGAATGATAGCTGGACTTGAAGAGATATCTTCTGGAGAGTTATATATAGGCAATAAATTAGTTAATAATGTGGAACCAAAATCTAGGGATATAGCTATGGTATTTCAAAACTATGCACTATATCCTCATATGACTGTGTTTGAAAACATGGCTTTTGGACTTAAAATAAAGAAAAAGGATAAAAAGTACATAAAAGAAAGAGTAGAAGAAACAGCTAAAATCCTAGGTATTGTAAATTTACTTCAAAATAAACCCAAAGAGTTATCTGGTGGTCAAAGGCAAAGAGTAGCACTTGGAAGAGCTATGGTTAGAGAGCCTAAGGTGTTCTTAATGGATGAGCCTTTATCTAATTTAGATGCAAAATTGAGAGTTCAAATGAGAGCTGAATTAAGTAGATTACATCAAGGGCTTCAAACAACTTTTATATATGTAACTCATGATCAGACAGAGGCTATGACTATGGGAACGAGAATAGTAGTTATGAAGGATGGGGAAGTTCAACAAATTGCAGATTCAGAGACTATATATAATAAGCCTCTAAATAAGTTCGTTGCATCTTTTATTGGTTCTCCTCAAATGAACTTTATAGATGTTAATATAGTTAAAGAAAATGAAATGGTTTACGCTAGTTTTAAAGGAGAAAAAATTAAGCTAGAAGAGGAGTTATCAAAGAAACTAATAGAGCAAGGATATATTAGTAAATCTATGATAATGGGGCTTAGACCTGAATCTATAAATGTAACTACACAAGAAGGTAGTGGTGTGGAAGCTATAATCGAAGTTAAGGAAATGCTTGGATTTGAGGCTTATCTATATTTAAATCTTTTAGATGAAAATATAGTTTCTAGAGTTTCTTCAGATATTAACTGTAAAGTTAATGATAAAGTTAAAGTGGTTTTCAATAAAGAAAAGATTCATCTCTTTGATAAGGAAACTGAAAAAGCTATTATGTAGTATGTAATAAAGATAAATATAATATGTTTATAATGGTTTTGAAAGGGACTATCTTACTATAGAAAATTTATTTTCTATAGTAAGATAGTCCCTTTATATTTTTAATCTTTGGTTATTTATAGTCCATGAAAATTATCACATGGATTTGCATTAAAATCAAATGTATTTTTAGTAAGGAAAATTCCAAACATGTAGATAGTTATAGAAAGCTTCAGTATTACAACTTTGTAATACTATTGAAATATTAATCAATAGTTGGATTAATACACATAGAGTACAATATGTGTATAAGATTTGATAAGAGAAAGGAGCAATAATATGGGCAATGAAGTTTTAATAGCGAATAATTTAAAAAAGATATATGGAAGCAGAAATAATACATACGTTGCTTTAAATGGTATAGATTTGAGTATTTATGAAGGTGAATTTGTTGGAATAATGGGACCTTCTGGTGCAGGTAAGAGTACACTTTTAAATGTCCTATCAACTATAGATAGACCTTCTAGTGGAAAAATTATAATAGGTGGTTCTGATATTACTAAACTTAAAGATAAGGAAATAGCTAAGTTTAGAAGAGAAAAGTTAGGATTTATATTTCAAGACTTTAATCTTTTAGATACCTTAACTGTGAAAGAGAATATAGCTCTTCCACTAGCATTAAGTAAGGTGAGTCATAATGACATAGATAAAAAAGTTAATGAAATATCAGATAGATTAGGTATAAGAGATATTTTAAGTAAATATCCTTATGAAATATCTGGTGGTCAAAAACAAAGGACAGCAGCGGCTAGAGCAATTATTACAAAGCCATCTTTAATTTTAGCTGACGAACCAACAGGAGCATTAGATTCTAAATCATCTACAGAACTTTTGGATGCTATAACAGAATTAAATGAAAATGAAAAAGCTACTATTATGATGGTAACCCATGATTCTTTTGCCGTAAGCTATTGCAAGAGGGTACTTTTCATAAAAGATGGCGTTATTTATTCAGAGATAACAAAGAACGGTACAAGAAAAATGTTCTTCCAAGATATTATGGATGTTTTAGCTAGAATAGGTGGTGATGGAAGTGCCTCTATTTAATATAGCAAAAAAGAACGTTAAAAAGAATATGAGTAATTATTTTTTATATATGCTTTCCATGATTTTTGCAGTATTTATATACTTTATATTTAAGTCTATAGAATATAACAAGCAAGTAGCAGATATAATGGGTTCTATGACAAAACTAAGCACTGGGTTTAAAGCTTCTGCCCTTATAATTATGATGTTTTCTACAGTATTTATATGGTATTCTAATAACTTCTTTATAAAAAAGAGGAAAAAAGAAATTGGACTTTACTCATTGCTTGGAATAGAGAAGAAGAGTATAGGTAGATTACTTTTCTATGAAACTCTTTTAATCGGTTTAGTTTCAATAGTTATTGGTATATTTATAGGGGCTATACTATCTAAGATTTTTATAGTCTTATTACTTAAAGTTACAGGTTTTACCGTACCCATAAAATTTGGTATAGAAGTTAGGGCTATAACTAATACATTCATAACATTTATCATTATATTTTTACTAGTATCCATTCAAGGACGAAGAATAATCTATAAGTATGATTTGATAGATTTATTTAAGGCTGAGAGTAAGGGCGAGAAAGAACCTAAGGTTTCTATAATCAAAACTATAATATCTGTAGGATTAATAGTTTTCGGGTATATTAATTATTTCTCTTCAATAAAAAGTGCTAATTTTGAGTTTACAATATTTCTAACTACTGTAACTGTAATACTCGGAACTTATATGTTATTTGATTCTTTTATACTCTATATGATTAAAAGAAGTAAGAAAAATAGAAGAAAATACTTTAGTGGACTTAATATGATATCTACATCACAACTTCTATATAGAATAAAAGGAAATTCAAAGACCTTAGCAACTATAGCTATATTAAGTGCTACTACGTTAACTGCTATGGGGGTATCTGTAAGTTATTATAAAAACTTTAAAGGTGACTTTAGTAAATCTTATCCTTTTTCTTATGCAACTAGATTAGATGACACTAAGTTGTTAAGTAAAATGGAAAATGTAATAGAGAATTCTAGAGAAGGAAACCTTAAGAATAAACTTCAGTTTAATTTTATAGAAGCTAAACTCAATGACGAATATGAAAGTGAAATTTTGGTGATTTCAGAAAGTAAGTATAAGGAAAGAGCAAAGGCATTAAATGAAAAAGAAATAATAACTTTAGGTTTTAATAATGAGGCAATATTATTTACTCGTTTCGGTGAAGATGGAAAAAAGAAATCTAAGATTGTTAAAGGAGTAAGATTTGGAGCAAGAGATGAAAAGTTTAATGTAAAATCAATAAACAAAGGCTCTTTTGCTAATACAATTATTGTTGGAGATGTATTGGTAGTTAAAGATGGAGTATATAATAAATATCTAAGTTCTAACAATACATCAAAAGTAACAGCATTTAATTTAGTCAACAATAAGAATCTTGATAATTTAGATAAAAATTTAAAAACACTTATAAAGATTTTTGATGGTGGAAAATATTCAAAAGAACCTTCTGTTTTAACTTTATCTTCTTATCATGAAAACTATAAACAAAATCTAATTATGGTAGGAACAATATTGTTTATAGGTGTATTTATTGGACTAGTATTCCTAGCTTGTACTGGAAGTATAATTTTCTTTAAACAATTATCTGAAGCAGAAGAGGAAGTGGGAAGATACAAGATTTTAAGAAACATAGGTGTAAATAAGGAGGAAATTAAGTTTTCTGTTAAAAAACAAATAGGGTTTGTGTTCTTAGTACCATTAATAATAGGAAGTATGCATAGTTTATGTGCAATATATTTAATAGCTCATATGTTAGAACAGAATATAGCTAGTATAATGGTAATAAATCTTATACCTTATACGACGATTTATGCTATATACTATGTGTTGACTTATAAGGGTTATTACAAAACCGTAGTAGGAAAAAGTTAATTATATAAATACTAAATATAGAGGAGTGAGTATTATGAAGAAACTAGGAATTATATTGGCTACAATATTAGTTGCTGTAATTGCAGCAGGTGTATTAGTAAGAACATTATTATATCCTATGAAAGATAAAGCTATAATAAATAAATATGCAAAAGAATATAAGGTAGATGCAGCTTTAATCGCATCAGTGATACACTTTGAAACAGGATTTGAATCTATACCATATGAAGAAGGAAAATCAGTGGGGTATATGAAACTAAAGCCAGAGGTAGCTGTAAAGCTAGCAAAGGAAGCTAATATTGCAGATTTTAAACCAGAAAAAACTGCAGAAGAAGATACAAATATAAAACTCGGAACTTATTTTATATCAAAACATTATAAGAATAATGATATTAAAGAACTTATGGCAGATTGGCAAGAAAGAAATGGGAAAGATAAAGATGCAAAAGTAGATATGAGGGACTACGCAAAACAATACTATGCACCAAAGATAGAAAAGAGAATGAAAATATATAAAGTTTTATATCCAACTTTAAAGTAGTATTAAGATATAAAAAGTAGCTCTGAATCAATATAGGTTCAAAGCTACTTTTGTAATTTAGGCATTTATATTTAGAAAATCCCTTACTTTTTTTATCATTTTTTTATCATTTTTAAAGGTGAGGAGATTCATTGCTGTATTAAAGTCTACCCACATATGTTCCCCTATTTCTTCCTCTTGTAATTTTACAGATTTGGTATTACTTTCTCCTAGGAAATATACAACTTCTTTTAGGGTATTTTTTCTTGGATGGTATTTAGTTGATATTCTAAAATTATTGTCTAATTTAACTTTTAATCCAGTTTCTTCATAAATTTCTCTTAGGGCTGTCTCTTCTTCAGTTTCATCTTTTTCCACATGACCTTTAGGGAAGCCCCAATGGGTACTGAGTCTATGCTTTACTATTAAAAATTCTAAGTCGCCATTTATTGAGCTATATACGACGGCGCCACATGATTTTTCGAAATCCATTAGTTACACCTCCCACTGTTATGAATAGCCATTGTTTTAAGTTTTTGCAGAGATGTTTTAATTATTCAACCTTATGTTAAAAATATCTCTGTAAACATAATTAATTTTACAGCTTATTTGTTTTTTATAATTATTTTAAAGGGTATAATATACGTATTATTATTTAATGCTGATTATAGTATAAGATAAATTATTATTTATTGTAAATTAATTTTTGTATCTTAATTTAAGGAGGGGAATTATGTCTTATAAAATATTTGTAGTAGAAGATGATGAGAATATTGGCAGTTTGCTTTGTGAATATATGAATAGGTATGGTTATGAGTCTGTTTTGGTTAAGGATTTTAATAATGTATTAGAGGAATTTAAAGAGGTAAATCCAAGTTTAGTTTTAATGGATATAAATCTGCCAAAATTTGATGGGTATTTTTGGTGTACAAAGATTAGACAAATTTCGCTATGTCCTATTATTTTTGTATCTGCTAGGGATAGTGAGATGAATCAAGTTATGGCTATAGAAAGTGGAGCTGATGACTATATAACAAAGCCTTTCTATTATGAGGTCGTTTTAGCTAAGATAAAAGGGCAATTGAGGAGGATTTATGGTGAGTATTCCTTTTCTAATAGAGAAAGGATAGTAGAACTTGAAGGACTTATTTTATATCCAGAAAGACTTGAACTTAAGTTTAAAGATAAAAGCACCCTTTTAAGCAAAAAAGAAACAGAGCTTTTAGAAGCTTTAATTACTATCTATCCTAAAGTTGCAACTAGAGAATCATTACTGGAAAAATTATGGGATGATCAAAACTTCGTAGATGAGAATACTTTAAACGTAAATATTACAAGGATTAGAAAAAAACTTAGTGATGTTTCTATAGAGGGATCTGTTGAGACTGTTAGAGGAGCAGGATATAAGTTTAATATAACTTGGGGGAATTCTTAATGAAATTGTTTTTAAAAGAGCATCTAGGATTAATATTTGTATATATTCTTAACTTTGTACTTATTATGTCCTTGTATTTTATTTTTGATGGCTTTAGTAATTTGAAAAACTTATATTATTTTATATTTTTAAGTTTATTTATTTTTATAGTATATATGAGTATTCATTATTTTAAAAATAAGAGTATATATAGAATTTTAAATAGGAAAAAAGTTAATTCTTTTGAAGAGATTCTAGACAGTTTTGATAATTCTTATTTAGGAAAGCATATGAATATCTTTGTAGAAGAACTTTATAGTATATATCAGTATAACTTACATTCTAATATAAAGAAGCAAAAAGAACATTTAGATTTTATAAATCGGTGGGTTCATCAAATGAAGACACCTATTGCTGTGATAAATTTAGTATTACAACAATATCAAGGGGAACAACATACAGAGGAGATAAAATCTGAAGTAGATAAACTCCAAAGAGGGCTTGATATAGCACTTTATAATGCAAGACTAGAGAGTTTTGAGCATGATTTTAGTATTAAAGAATTTAATTTAGGTGTAATCATCAAAGATACAGTGAATTCTCTAAAAAGATATTTTATAAATAGCAGAATATTTCCAAGGATAGATATTGAGGAAGGCTTAATAGTAAAATCTGATAGGAAATGGATAAGGTTCATTTTAGAGCAGATCATCATAAATGCAATAAAGTATTCTAAGGATAAAGGAAATTATGTTTTAATAAAGTCCTATAGGGACGATAATAAAGTTATAGTAGAGATAAAAGATGAAGGAATTGGTATAACGAGGAAGGATATAAGAAGAATATTTGAGCCTTTTTATACTGGAGAGAATGGAAGGGTTTTGGGGGAGTCTACAGGTATGGGACTTTATCTTGTCCGTGAAGTTATAAGAAAGTTAGATCATAACATAGAAGTGCACTCTGAGGAGAATGAAGGAACTACCGTTAATATAATATTTTAAATATTAGAGTTAGAAGTTAATAGAATAAGGTGAATTTATGAGTTTAATAGAATTAAGAAATATATATAAAATTTATGGTAGCAGAAAGGGACATATTGCGTTAAAGGATATAAATATAAGTATTGATGAAGGTGAATTTATATCT
The nucleotide sequence above comes from Hathewaya histolytica. Encoded proteins:
- a CDS encoding response regulator transcription factor, with the translated sequence MSYKIFVVEDDENIGSLLCEYMNRYGYESVLVKDFNNVLEEFKEVNPSLVLMDINLPKFDGYFWCTKIRQISLCPIIFVSARDSEMNQVMAIESGADDYITKPFYYEVVLAKIKGQLRRIYGEYSFSNRERIVELEGLILYPERLELKFKDKSTLLSKKETELLEALITIYPKVATRESLLEKLWDDQNFVDENTLNVNITRIRKKLSDVSIEGSVETVRGAGYKFNITWGNS
- a CDS encoding ABC transporter permease; this translates as MPLFNIAKKNVKKNMSNYFLYMLSMIFAVFIYFIFKSIEYNKQVADIMGSMTKLSTGFKASALIIMMFSTVFIWYSNNFFIKKRKKEIGLYSLLGIEKKSIGRLLFYETLLIGLVSIVIGIFIGAILSKIFIVLLLKVTGFTVPIKFGIEVRAITNTFITFIIIFLLVSIQGRRIIYKYDLIDLFKAESKGEKEPKVSIIKTIISVGLIVFGYINYFSSIKSANFEFTIFLTTVTVILGTYMLFDSFILYMIKRSKKNRRKYFSGLNMISTSQLLYRIKGNSKTLATIAILSATTLTAMGVSVSYYKNFKGDFSKSYPFSYATRLDDTKLLSKMENVIENSREGNLKNKLQFNFIEAKLNDEYESEILVISESKYKERAKALNEKEIITLGFNNEAILFTRFGEDGKKKSKIVKGVRFGARDEKFNVKSINKGSFANTIIVGDVLVVKDGVYNKYLSSNNTSKVTAFNLVNNKNLDNLDKNLKTLIKIFDGGKYSKEPSVLTLSSYHENYKQNLIMVGTILFIGVFIGLVFLACTGSIIFFKQLSEAEEEVGRYKILRNIGVNKEEIKFSVKKQIGFVFLVPLIIGSMHSLCAIYLIAHMLEQNIASIMVINLIPYTTIYAIYYVLTYKGYYKTVVGKS
- a CDS encoding sensor histidine kinase translates to MKLFLKEHLGLIFVYILNFVLIMSLYFIFDGFSNLKNLYYFIFLSLFIFIVYMSIHYFKNKSIYRILNRKKVNSFEEILDSFDNSYLGKHMNIFVEELYSIYQYNLHSNIKKQKEHLDFINRWVHQMKTPIAVINLVLQQYQGEQHTEEIKSEVDKLQRGLDIALYNARLESFEHDFSIKEFNLGVIIKDTVNSLKRYFINSRIFPRIDIEEGLIVKSDRKWIRFILEQIIINAIKYSKDKGNYVLIKSYRDDNKVIVEIKDEGIGITRKDIRRIFEPFYTGENGRVLGESTGMGLYLVREVIRKLDHNIEVHSEENEGTTVNIIF
- a CDS encoding bis(5'-nucleosyl)-tetraphosphatase; protein product: MDFEKSCGAVVYSSINGDLEFLIVKHRLSTHWGFPKGHVEKDETEEETALREIYEETGLKVKLDNNFRISTKYHPRKNTLKEVVYFLGESNTKSVKLQEEEIGEHMWVDFNTAMNLLTFKNDKKMIKKVRDFLNINA
- a CDS encoding helix-turn-helix transcriptional regulator — protein: MSKFSNLLKMLLLLNGGKTMKAKELSEVLEVDERMIRKYKDDLSKAGFYVESIRGKDGGYFISETPKELFHSLTEHDIEVFNYARENLKSDDFMYYKDFELIVDKINNGIDKTLLRSNNLNYYIQEAKSSKSDTERKVSLKIHEAIMKRNKIKINYFSLNSGKYERVVSPYALFHYKSCVYFAGLCENSGEVKYFKLSRIEGNIEFLDEKYEIPKTFSLYKYLHNNVGIFNDREISIKLKVFKPMSYIISERIWSDNQKITWNEDESIIFEANIKGYKEIKAWLLSMGSSVKVLEPVELKQDIIREIQNIQINYEKSENN
- a CDS encoding transglycosylase SLT domain-containing protein encodes the protein MKKLGIILATILVAVIAAGVLVRTLLYPMKDKAIINKYAKEYKVDAALIASVIHFETGFESIPYEEGKSVGYMKLKPEVAVKLAKEANIADFKPEKTAEEDTNIKLGTYFISKHYKNNDIKELMADWQERNGKDKDAKVDMRDYAKQYYAPKIEKRMKIYKVLYPTLK
- a CDS encoding ABC transporter ATP-binding protein — encoded protein: MGNEVLIANNLKKIYGSRNNTYVALNGIDLSIYEGEFVGIMGPSGAGKSTLLNVLSTIDRPSSGKIIIGGSDITKLKDKEIAKFRREKLGFIFQDFNLLDTLTVKENIALPLALSKVSHNDIDKKVNEISDRLGIRDILSKYPYEISGGQKQRTAAARAIITKPSLILADEPTGALDSKSSTELLDAITELNENEKATIMMVTHDSFAVSYCKRVLFIKDGVIYSEITKNGTRKMFFQDIMDVLARIGGDGSASI
- a CDS encoding ABC transporter ATP-binding protein, whose amino-acid sequence is MAGLQLKNINKTYSNGFKAVKDFNMEIKDKEFIVLVGPSGCGKTTTLRMIAGLEEISSGELYIGNKLVNNVEPKSRDIAMVFQNYALYPHMTVFENMAFGLKIKKKDKKYIKERVEETAKILGIVNLLQNKPKELSGGQRQRVALGRAMVREPKVFLMDEPLSNLDAKLRVQMRAELSRLHQGLQTTFIYVTHDQTEAMTMGTRIVVMKDGEVQQIADSETIYNKPLNKFVASFIGSPQMNFIDVNIVKENEMVYASFKGEKIKLEEELSKKLIEQGYISKSMIMGLRPESINVTTQEGSGVEAIIEVKEMLGFEAYLYLNLLDENIVSRVSSDINCKVNDKVKVVFNKEKIHLFDKETEKAIM